The following are from one region of the Flavimobilis soli genome:
- a CDS encoding NAD(P)H-dependent oxidoreductase has translation MSAPLNVVVLNGSPSFPSKTAALGQEIVTRLAAHVPVAASTVNVAELVPFFGDTYGDPRSPVAAALETIAAADLLIAASPIYKGSYTGLFKHVVDLLSPSALLGKPVLLVATGGSERHTLALEHQFRPLFGFFQADTLPVTIYGHDSEFTDYQVTGEGLDSRIDKAIARALPFLSADAREATLLPVI, from the coding sequence ATGTCCGCACCCCTGAACGTCGTCGTCCTCAACGGCAGCCCGTCCTTCCCGTCCAAGACCGCCGCCCTCGGCCAGGAGATCGTCACGCGCCTCGCCGCGCACGTCCCCGTCGCCGCGAGCACCGTGAACGTCGCCGAGCTCGTGCCGTTCTTCGGCGACACGTATGGCGACCCGCGCTCTCCCGTCGCGGCCGCCCTCGAGACCATCGCGGCCGCCGACCTGCTCATCGCCGCGAGCCCGATCTACAAGGGCTCGTACACGGGGCTGTTCAAGCACGTCGTCGACCTGCTGTCGCCGTCCGCTCTGCTCGGCAAGCCCGTCCTGCTCGTCGCGACCGGCGGCTCGGAGCGGCACACGCTCGCCCTCGAGCACCAGTTCCGGCCGCTGTTCGGCTTCTTCCAGGCCGACACCCTGCCCGTGACCATCTACGGGCACGACTCCGAGTTCACCGACTACCAGGTCACCGGCGAGGGTCTCGACTCGCGCATCGACAAGGCGATCGCCCGCGCCCTGCCGTTCCTCTCCGCGGACGCCCGCGAGGCTACCCTCCTGCCGGTCATCTAG
- a CDS encoding ABC transporter permease, whose amino-acid sequence MTDTVAFADPPTLGRRQVLTAEAVREPLRRRVATGAVRTARSSVAILAFLALWEVAPRVGLVDAVFLPPLSTVLVALGDLAADGALATHVSASLGRAAVGFGIAVAVSIPVGIAIGWYRPVAELLTPILELFRNTAALALLPVFILILGIGETSKIALVTYACSFPILLTTISGVRTVDPLLVKSARSLGLTPVRLFWHVVLPAAVPAIFTGVRMAGSASILVLIAAEMIGAKAGLGFLITYTQYNFQIPEMYAGIIVIALTGLAINGVLLAIERRFSRWRTA is encoded by the coding sequence ATGACTGACACCGTCGCCTTCGCCGACCCGCCCACCCTCGGGCGACGCCAGGTCCTCACCGCCGAGGCGGTGCGCGAGCCGCTGCGGCGGCGTGTCGCCACCGGCGCCGTCCGCACGGCCCGGTCCTCCGTCGCGATCCTTGCGTTCCTCGCCCTGTGGGAGGTCGCCCCGCGCGTCGGGCTCGTCGACGCCGTGTTCCTGCCGCCCCTGTCGACCGTGCTCGTCGCCCTCGGCGACCTCGCGGCCGACGGCGCGCTCGCGACCCACGTGTCGGCGAGCCTGGGCCGCGCCGCCGTCGGCTTCGGCATCGCCGTCGCCGTCTCGATCCCCGTCGGCATCGCGATCGGCTGGTACCGGCCGGTCGCCGAGCTGCTCACGCCGATCCTCGAGCTGTTCCGCAACACGGCGGCGCTCGCGCTCCTGCCGGTGTTCATCCTCATCCTCGGCATCGGCGAGACGTCCAAGATCGCGCTCGTCACCTACGCGTGCTCGTTCCCGATCCTGCTCACGACCATCTCCGGCGTCCGCACCGTCGACCCGCTGCTCGTGAAGTCCGCCCGGTCCCTCGGGCTCACGCCCGTCCGCCTGTTCTGGCACGTCGTCCTGCCTGCCGCCGTCCCCGCGATCTTCACGGGCGTGCGCATGGCCGGTTCGGCGTCGATCCTCGTGCTCATCGCCGCCGAGATGATCGGTGCGAAGGCCGGGCTCGGGTTCCTCATCACCTACACCCAGTACAACTTCCAGATCCCCGAGATGTACGCGGGGATCATCGTCATCGCCCTCACGGGGCTCGCGATCAACGGCGTGCTCCTCGCGATCGAGCGCCGCTTCTCCCGCTGGCGCACAGCCTGA
- a CDS encoding ABC transporter ATP-binding protein, which translates to MTAPTTTLPSASGATAVRDRVAPAGATLPDGATSDGRPPRLRLANVHKEFVVRDRSRGRRGARRRFVAVDDFTLDVAAGEFLTVVGPSGCGKSTLLDLLGGLATPTSGSIQLDGHEITGPGLDRGVVFQQYALLPWRTARSNVEFGLAAKGVPRARRSAIAREYLDLVGLTGFEDRYPHELSGGMKQRVAIARSLAFDPEVLLMDEPFAALDAQTRETLQDELLRIWRATGKTVVFITHGIDEAVYLGQRVAIMTPRPGRLHSVLDVDLDVESAEDVRSTAEFGALRHEIWTRLHAADKQEPHHD; encoded by the coding sequence ATGACCGCACCGACCACCACCCTGCCGAGCGCCTCGGGCGCGACCGCGGTCCGCGACCGCGTCGCCCCGGCCGGCGCCACCCTGCCCGACGGCGCCACGTCCGACGGGCGCCCGCCGCGCCTGCGCCTCGCGAACGTGCACAAGGAGTTCGTCGTCCGCGACCGCAGCCGCGGCCGCCGCGGCGCCCGGCGCCGCTTCGTCGCCGTCGACGACTTCACGCTCGACGTCGCCGCGGGCGAGTTCCTCACCGTCGTCGGCCCGTCCGGCTGCGGCAAGTCCACCCTGCTCGACCTGCTCGGCGGACTCGCGACGCCGACGTCGGGCAGCATCCAGCTCGACGGGCACGAGATCACGGGCCCAGGCCTCGACCGTGGCGTCGTCTTCCAGCAGTACGCGCTGCTGCCGTGGCGCACCGCCCGGTCGAACGTCGAGTTCGGCCTCGCCGCGAAGGGCGTACCGCGCGCCCGACGCTCCGCGATCGCGCGTGAGTACCTCGACCTCGTCGGCCTCACCGGCTTCGAGGACCGCTACCCGCACGAGCTCTCGGGCGGCATGAAGCAGCGCGTCGCGATCGCGAGGTCCCTCGCCTTCGACCCCGAGGTGCTGCTCATGGACGAGCCGTTCGCCGCCCTCGACGCCCAGACGCGCGAGACGCTGCAGGACGAGCTGCTGCGCATCTGGCGCGCGACCGGCAAGACGGTCGTCTTCATCACGCACGGCATCGACGAGGCCGTCTACCTCGGCCAGCGCGTCGCGATCATGACGCCCCGCCCCGGCCGCCTGCACTCGGTTCTCGACGTCGACCTCGACGTCGAGTCGGCCGAGGACGTGCGGTCGACCGCCGAGTTCGGCGCGCTGCGCCACGAGATCTGGACGCGGCTGCACGCCGCCGATAAGCAGGAGCCCCACCATGACTGA
- a CDS encoding MFS transporter, with the protein MTVPPPAAGTGTTRAPATLRSLVVPVYAPAVVFGIGQGAALPVVALSATELGASTTVAAFVAASTGAGLLVGDLPAGRIVARYGERVAIVGGSVAGALGVLLALLAPTVWLLAAGVLVSGCAMSVWTLARQRYLADAVPVVIRARAMSVFATMWRVGALVGPFVGAAVISRTGTRGGFAVQLVAILVSGWLMSRLPDDGPRRERGAPVRSIPGGGRATLVGVAVAHRRLFLSLGLGTLLLGATRASRDVVVPLWGEHIGLDAAQISLIFGCAGVLEVLVSTPAGHLMDRFGRAVVAVPSLAFLAVAYGTLPLTTTALGMWVVVTVLGIGNGLSNGLLMTIGADVAPPAYRAEFLASWRLMHDSGMFAGPLAVSAVSVASLAAASLTIAGLAGLGALVMWRSVPRCVPHPRPDDCPDAPPPAAHDTHPQPHLSQEVSR; encoded by the coding sequence GTGACCGTCCCCCCACCGGCAGCCGGCACCGGGACGACGCGCGCGCCGGCGACGCTGCGCTCGCTCGTCGTGCCGGTGTACGCCCCGGCCGTCGTCTTCGGGATCGGGCAGGGCGCGGCCCTGCCGGTCGTCGCCCTGTCCGCGACCGAGCTCGGCGCGTCGACGACGGTCGCCGCGTTCGTCGCGGCGTCGACGGGTGCGGGGCTGCTGGTGGGGGACCTCCCGGCCGGGCGGATCGTCGCCCGCTACGGCGAGCGCGTCGCGATCGTCGGCGGCTCGGTCGCCGGCGCGCTCGGGGTGCTGCTCGCGCTCCTCGCGCCGACGGTCTGGCTCCTGGCGGCGGGCGTGCTCGTGTCGGGCTGCGCGATGTCCGTGTGGACGCTCGCCCGGCAGCGGTACCTCGCCGACGCCGTCCCGGTCGTCATCCGCGCCCGCGCGATGTCGGTGTTCGCGACGATGTGGCGCGTCGGCGCGCTCGTCGGCCCGTTCGTCGGCGCCGCCGTCATCTCGCGGACGGGCACGCGCGGCGGCTTCGCCGTGCAGCTCGTCGCGATCCTCGTCTCGGGCTGGCTCATGTCACGCCTGCCCGACGACGGTCCGCGCCGCGAGCGGGGCGCTCCCGTCCGCAGCATCCCGGGAGGGGGACGCGCGACGCTCGTGGGCGTCGCCGTCGCGCACCGTCGGCTGTTCCTGTCCCTCGGGCTCGGGACGCTCCTGCTGGGCGCGACGCGCGCCTCACGTGACGTCGTCGTGCCGCTGTGGGGCGAGCACATCGGGCTCGACGCGGCACAGATCTCCCTGATCTTCGGCTGCGCAGGCGTGCTCGAGGTGCTCGTCTCGACACCGGCCGGGCACCTGATGGACCGCTTCGGCCGGGCCGTCGTCGCGGTCCCGTCGCTCGCCTTCCTCGCCGTCGCGTACGGCACCCTCCCCCTCACGACGACGGCGCTCGGCATGTGGGTCGTCGTCACGGTCCTCGGCATCGGCAACGGCCTGAGCAACGGGTTGCTCATGACGATCGGCGCCGACGTCGCACCGCCGGCCTACCGCGCGGAGTTCCTCGCGTCGTGGCGGCTCATGCACGACTCCGGGATGTTCGCGGGCCCGCTCGCCGTGTCCGCCGTCTCGGTCGCCTCCCTCGCCGCCGCGAGCCTCACGATCGCGGGCCTCGCCGGGCTCGGCGCGCTCGTCATGTGGCGCTCCGTGCCCCGCTGCGTGCCGCACCCGCGGCCCGACGACTGTCCGGACGCCCCGCCGCCCGCCGCGCACGACACCCACCCCCAGCCCCACCTGTCCCAGGAGGTCTCCCGATGA
- a CDS encoding LLM class flavin-dependent oxidoreductase, with protein sequence MSARPDRQLHLNLFITATGHHEASWRHPGSPVENIYTAKHFQDLAQRAEAAKLDAVFFADIPALTPQVEHGPAGHLEPITTLASIAAVTERIGLIATASTTYYEPYNLARLFASLDHLSGGRAGWNIVTTASAAAAENFGSEPFPDPAQRYARAEEFLQAATRLWDSWEDDAIIADRASGRYADPAKIHRADFAGSHLSVGGAFSAPRPPQGYPVLVQAGSSNEGRAFAARWAEAIFTAHQRIEDAQAFYADIKSGAISAGRRPDDVVILPGLSPFIGSTAAEAHDLEQELNELTVPAYGLRQLSALVGVTLGEDDLDRPVPLELFAGAGDVTDNNRSRFQVVAGIVERERPTLRGLLHRLAGARGHRVLTGTPDQIADSIEEWFTRGAADGFNVMPPFHPGGFEAFVDHVVPILQQRGLFRTEYEGRTLRENLGLERPANQYAGTLAGSLAEAIA encoded by the coding sequence ATGTCCGCGCGACCCGACCGCCAGCTCCACCTCAACCTCTTCATCACCGCGACCGGCCACCACGAGGCCTCGTGGCGCCACCCCGGCTCGCCCGTCGAGAACATCTACACGGCGAAGCACTTCCAGGACCTCGCGCAGCGCGCCGAGGCGGCGAAGCTCGACGCCGTCTTCTTCGCTGACATCCCCGCGCTCACCCCGCAGGTCGAGCACGGACCGGCGGGCCACCTCGAGCCGATCACGACGCTCGCGTCGATCGCGGCCGTGACCGAGCGCATCGGGCTCATCGCGACGGCGTCGACGACGTACTACGAGCCCTACAACCTCGCTCGCCTGTTCGCGTCGCTCGACCACCTCTCCGGCGGCCGCGCCGGCTGGAACATCGTCACGACCGCGAGCGCCGCGGCCGCCGAGAACTTCGGCAGCGAGCCGTTCCCGGACCCCGCGCAGCGGTACGCCCGCGCGGAGGAGTTCCTGCAGGCGGCGACCCGCCTGTGGGACTCGTGGGAGGACGACGCGATCATCGCCGACCGCGCCTCGGGCCGGTACGCCGACCCGGCGAAGATCCACCGCGCGGACTTCGCCGGCTCGCACCTGTCGGTCGGCGGCGCGTTCAGCGCGCCGCGCCCGCCGCAGGGCTACCCGGTGCTCGTGCAGGCCGGCTCCTCGAACGAGGGGCGCGCGTTCGCGGCCCGGTGGGCCGAGGCGATCTTCACCGCGCACCAGCGCATCGAGGACGCCCAGGCGTTCTACGCCGACATCAAGTCGGGGGCGATCTCTGCGGGCCGTCGTCCGGACGACGTCGTCATCCTCCCGGGCCTGAGTCCGTTCATCGGGTCGACGGCCGCCGAGGCGCACGACCTCGAGCAGGAGCTCAACGAGCTGACCGTGCCCGCGTACGGGCTGCGCCAGCTGTCCGCGCTCGTGGGCGTGACGCTCGGCGAGGACGACCTCGACCGGCCCGTGCCGCTCGAGCTGTTCGCGGGCGCGGGTGACGTCACCGACAACAACCGCTCGCGCTTCCAGGTCGTCGCAGGCATCGTCGAGCGTGAGCGTCCGACGCTGCGCGGCCTGCTGCACCGCCTCGCTGGCGCCCGCGGCCACCGCGTCCTGACGGGCACGCCGGACCAGATCGCGGACTCGATCGAGGAGTGGTTCACGCGCGGCGCGGCGGACGGCTTCAACGTCATGCCGCCGTTCCACCCGGGCGGCTTCGAGGCGTTCGTCGACCACGTCGTGCCGATCCTGCAGCAGCGCGGCCTGTTCCGCACCGAGTACGAGGGCCGCACGCTGCGCGAGAACCTCGGCCTCGAGCGTCCGGCCAACCAGTACGCGGGCACGCTCGCCGGCTCGCTCGCCGAGGCGATCGCGTGA
- a CDS encoding ABC transporter substrate-binding protein, with protein sequence MTATTARPRRRAAAALAALLALPAALAACGTAQADAGAADGTTVLRYQGSVGQVTFPELAEDLGYFEKVSLEWIGDVTGGPASIQAVATGQADIGNAFNGAIIKLVDSGAPIKAVLASYGSDSLTNGGVYVLEDSPITTARDLIGKKIAVNTLGAQAEAVDRSWLKQEGLTPEEIAQVELTVVPPVNAEQTLREGQVDAAGLSGPLQDLALERGGIRKLFSEVDLFGELSYGSYVLPTSLIEKNPDAAADFVQGTARAIRWAQVTPPEEVRERYTSIITERGRGENTDLVAFYKSSSVAGAGGVVADDEINLWIDWLVEDGQIEPGITTADVVTNDLNPYANGTYAPDAGPDGKPVD encoded by the coding sequence ATGACCGCTACCACCGCACGCCCCCGCCGCCGCGCCGCCGCCGCGCTCGCCGCCCTGCTCGCCCTGCCCGCCGCGCTCGCCGCGTGCGGCACCGCCCAGGCCGACGCCGGCGCAGCCGACGGCACGACCGTCCTGCGCTACCAGGGATCCGTCGGCCAGGTGACCTTCCCCGAGCTCGCCGAGGACCTCGGCTACTTCGAGAAGGTCAGCCTCGAGTGGATCGGCGACGTCACCGGTGGCCCCGCGTCGATCCAGGCCGTCGCGACCGGGCAGGCCGACATCGGGAACGCGTTCAACGGCGCGATCATCAAGCTCGTCGACTCGGGAGCGCCCATCAAGGCCGTCCTCGCCTCGTACGGCTCCGACAGCCTCACCAACGGCGGCGTCTACGTCCTCGAGGACAGCCCCATCACGACCGCCCGCGACCTCATCGGCAAGAAGATCGCCGTCAACACGCTCGGCGCTCAGGCCGAGGCCGTCGACCGGAGCTGGCTCAAGCAGGAGGGCCTCACGCCCGAGGAGATCGCCCAGGTCGAGCTGACCGTCGTCCCACCCGTGAACGCCGAGCAGACGCTCCGCGAGGGACAGGTCGACGCCGCAGGGCTCAGCGGCCCGCTCCAGGACCTCGCGCTCGAGCGCGGCGGCATCCGCAAGCTGTTCTCCGAGGTCGACCTGTTCGGCGAGCTGTCCTACGGCAGCTACGTCCTGCCGACGTCGCTCATCGAGAAGAACCCCGACGCCGCCGCGGACTTCGTCCAGGGCACCGCCCGCGCGATCCGCTGGGCCCAGGTGACCCCGCCCGAGGAGGTCCGCGAGCGCTACACCTCGATCATCACGGAGCGTGGCCGCGGCGAGAACACCGACCTCGTCGCGTTCTACAAGTCCAGCTCGGTCGCGGGCGCCGGCGGCGTCGTGGCCGACGACGAGATCAACCTGTGGATCGACTGGCTCGTCGAGGACGGCCAGATCGAGCCCGGGATCACCACGGCCGACGTCGTCACGAACGACCTCAACCCGTACGCGAACGGCACGTACGCCCCCGACGCAGGCCCCGACGGCAAGCCCGTCGACTGA
- the gdhA gene encoding NADP-specific glutamate dehydrogenase — MQSSLAPVFEQVLRRNPGEEEFHQAVREVFDSLGPVLEKNPQYADAAVLQRICEPERQIIFRVPWVDDRGQIQINRGFRVEFNSALGPYKGGLRFHPSVYLGIVKFLGFEQVFKNSLTGMPIGGGKGGSDFDPRGKSDAEVMRFCQSFMTELYRHIGEYTDVPAGDIGVGGREIGYLFGQYKRITNRYESGVLTGKGITWGGSLVRTEATGYGTVFFAQHMLETKGTSFEGKRVVVSGSGNVAIYAMQKAQQLGAHVIACSDSSGYVVDEAGIDVDLVRQVKEVERARIAEYAARRPSARFVEGARVWELGGDVALPCATQNELDEQDAKALIASGVLAVAEGANMPTTPAAITMFQEAGVLFAPGKAANAGGVATSALEMQQNASRDSWSFEHTEERLARIMNDIHDRCATTADEYGQPGNYVAGANIAGFTKVADAMLALGVI, encoded by the coding sequence ATGCAGAGCTCACTTGCGCCCGTCTTCGAGCAGGTGCTCCGACGCAACCCTGGCGAGGAGGAGTTCCACCAGGCAGTTCGCGAGGTCTTCGACTCCCTGGGCCCCGTCCTCGAGAAGAACCCGCAGTACGCGGACGCCGCCGTGCTCCAGCGCATCTGCGAGCCCGAGCGCCAGATCATCTTCCGCGTGCCGTGGGTCGACGACCGTGGCCAGATCCAGATCAACCGAGGCTTCCGCGTCGAGTTCAACTCCGCCCTCGGCCCGTACAAGGGCGGCCTGCGCTTCCACCCGTCCGTGTACCTGGGCATCGTGAAGTTCCTCGGCTTCGAGCAGGTCTTCAAGAACTCGCTGACCGGCATGCCGATCGGCGGCGGCAAGGGCGGCTCGGACTTCGACCCGCGCGGCAAGTCCGACGCCGAGGTCATGCGCTTCTGCCAGTCCTTCATGACCGAGCTCTACCGCCACATCGGCGAGTACACCGACGTCCCCGCCGGTGACATCGGCGTGGGCGGCCGCGAGATCGGCTACCTGTTCGGCCAGTACAAGCGCATCACCAACCGCTACGAGTCCGGCGTCCTCACCGGCAAGGGCATCACGTGGGGCGGCTCGCTCGTCCGCACCGAGGCCACCGGCTACGGCACGGTCTTCTTCGCGCAGCACATGCTCGAGACGAAGGGCACGTCCTTCGAGGGCAAGCGCGTCGTCGTCTCCGGCTCCGGGAACGTCGCGATCTACGCGATGCAGAAGGCCCAGCAGCTCGGCGCCCACGTCATCGCCTGCTCCGACTCGTCCGGCTACGTCGTCGACGAGGCCGGCATCGACGTCGACCTCGTCCGTCAGGTCAAGGAGGTCGAGCGTGCCCGCATCGCCGAGTACGCGGCCCGTCGTCCGTCTGCCAGGTTCGTCGAGGGCGCCCGCGTCTGGGAGCTCGGCGGCGACGTCGCCCTCCCGTGCGCGACCCAGAACGAGCTCGACGAGCAGGATGCCAAGGCGCTCATCGCCTCGGGCGTGCTCGCGGTCGCCGAGGGCGCGAACATGCCCACGACCCCGGCCGCGATCACGATGTTCCAGGAGGCCGGCGTGCTCTTCGCCCCCGGCAAGGCTGCGAACGCGGGCGGCGTCGCGACGTCGGCCCTCGAGATGCAGCAGAACGCGAGCCGCGACTCGTGGAGCTTCGAGCACACCGAGGAGCGGCTCGCGCGGATCATGAACGACATCCACGACCGCTGCGCGACCACGGCCGACGAGTACGGCCAGCCGGGCAACTACGTCGCGGGTGCCAACATCGCCGGCTTCACGAAGGTCGCCGACGCGATGCTCGCGCTCGGCGTCATCTGA
- a CDS encoding glycoside hydrolase family 6 protein, with protein sequence MLRTAARRRRATAALALVVVLAVPPATAAAGGGATTLGPASTISLSRASAALPDAATSPTAAASVASGLATATTTRRLYVDKDTQAEAARKAAAKAGRKSVAKKLKVISSTAQARWFGTWNATSTVRKDVRTYVRKATKAKAVPQLVLYAIPGRDCGGHSSGGFTASTYKRWVREVAAGLRGSKAIVVLEPDALGLDCGGAQRAKLLTYAVGKLSAAGALVYIDAGHSSWRTPADMAKRLKAAGVAKARGFATNVSNFRSTKDERAYAEKVSRALGKRGVKAKSRHYVIDTSRNGRATAGAEWCNPPGQGLGAKPRWVGGKRLDAFLWVKRPGESDGSCNGGPSAGTWWTEYALGLVDRRAR encoded by the coding sequence ATGCTCCGCACCGCCGCACGCCGCCGTCGCGCCACCGCCGCTCTCGCCCTGGTCGTCGTCCTCGCCGTGCCGCCGGCGACGGCCGCCGCCGGCGGCGGCGCCACGACCCTCGGACCCGCGAGCACCATCTCCCTCTCGCGTGCGAGCGCCGCGCTGCCCGACGCCGCGACCTCCCCGACCGCGGCTGCGTCCGTCGCGAGCGGGCTCGCGACCGCGACCACGACGCGCAGGCTCTACGTCGACAAGGACACGCAGGCCGAGGCTGCCCGCAAGGCGGCGGCCAAGGCCGGCAGGAAGAGCGTCGCGAAGAAGCTCAAGGTCATCTCCAGCACCGCCCAGGCGAGGTGGTTCGGAACCTGGAACGCGACGTCGACCGTCCGCAAGGATGTGCGGACCTACGTCCGCAAGGCCACGAAGGCCAAGGCGGTCCCGCAGCTCGTCCTGTACGCGATCCCCGGCCGCGATTGCGGCGGCCACTCGTCCGGCGGCTTCACGGCCTCGACCTACAAGAGGTGGGTCCGGGAAGTGGCTGCGGGGCTTCGCGGCAGCAAGGCGATCGTCGTCCTCGAGCCGGACGCGCTCGGGCTCGACTGCGGCGGCGCCCAGCGCGCGAAGCTGCTCACGTACGCCGTCGGCAAGCTCTCCGCCGCAGGCGCGCTCGTCTACATCGACGCAGGGCACTCGAGCTGGCGCACACCCGCCGACATGGCGAAGCGCCTCAAGGCCGCCGGCGTCGCGAAGGCGCGGGGCTTCGCGACGAACGTCTCCAACTTCCGCTCCACGAAGGACGAGCGCGCGTACGCCGAGAAGGTGTCCAGGGCACTCGGCAAGCGCGGGGTCAAGGCGAAGAGCCGCCACTACGTGATCGACACGTCCCGCAACGGCCGCGCGACGGCGGGCGCCGAGTGGTGCAACCCGCCCGGCCAGGGACTCGGCGCCAAGCCGCGCTGGGTCGGAGGGAAGAGGCTCGACGCCTTCCTCTGGGTCAAGCGCCCGGGCGAGAGCGACGGGAGCTGCAACGGCGGCCCCTCGGCGGGCACCTGGTGGACCGAGTACGCGCTCGGTCTCGTCGACCGGAGAGCCCGATGA
- a CDS encoding RNB domain-containing ribonuclease: MTRHTMRLEPQPSPSLADRFEALRTELGLEEQFPADALAEAEAAAERVVAELASPPADVLDARDVELVTIDPPGSMDLDQAVHIERTDGGFRVRYAIADVAQAVAPGGALDRVTRERGTTVYGPATRIPLHPPVLSEGVLSLLPDVDRFAYLWDVLLDARGEQVDAQVRRAVVRSRARLSYAQAQAAFDDGSASDVLLLLREVGTLRLERERERGGVSLDVPEQQAVVDGVDVHLEFREVLPVEAWNAQISLLTGMAAARIMVGAGVGILRTLPPADPRDLARLRRAAAALGIEWPEALAYADLLDQLDARTPAHAAFMNEATSLFRGADYLVLDGDAGQPLPAEPSESQHAAIAAHYAHVTAPLRRLVDRYGLAACAAVCAGEPVPAWVREGLVGLPQIMSSTAQRAAAFERGCVDAVEAAVLSGREGEVFDGVVVDTNGSRGRGTVIIAEPAVRAKVSSPEAEIELGARVRVRLVSVDVAAGKVAFELAEAGDGAPSRGR; encoded by the coding sequence ATGACCCGGCACACGATGCGCCTCGAGCCGCAGCCGTCGCCGTCGCTCGCGGACCGGTTCGAGGCGCTGCGCACGGAGCTCGGCCTCGAGGAGCAGTTCCCTGCGGACGCGCTCGCCGAGGCCGAGGCTGCCGCAGAGCGCGTGGTCGCAGAGCTCGCGTCCCCGCCCGCTGATGTGCTCGACGCCCGTGATGTCGAGCTCGTGACGATCGACCCGCCCGGGTCGATGGACCTCGACCAGGCGGTCCACATCGAGCGCACGGACGGCGGCTTCCGCGTGCGGTACGCGATCGCGGACGTCGCGCAGGCCGTCGCGCCGGGGGGCGCGCTCGACCGCGTGACGCGCGAGCGCGGCACCACGGTCTACGGGCCGGCGACCCGCATCCCGCTGCACCCTCCCGTGCTGAGCGAGGGCGTGCTCAGCCTCCTGCCCGACGTCGACCGGTTCGCCTACCTGTGGGACGTCCTGCTCGACGCCCGCGGCGAGCAGGTCGACGCGCAGGTGCGCCGCGCCGTCGTACGTTCGCGCGCACGGCTCTCCTACGCGCAGGCGCAGGCCGCGTTCGACGACGGCAGCGCGTCCGACGTGCTGCTCCTCCTGCGGGAGGTCGGGACCCTGCGGCTCGAACGGGAGCGGGAGCGCGGCGGAGTCTCGCTCGACGTCCCGGAGCAGCAGGCGGTGGTCGACGGCGTGGACGTGCACCTCGAGTTCCGCGAGGTCCTTCCGGTCGAGGCGTGGAACGCGCAGATCTCCCTGCTGACGGGCATGGCGGCGGCGCGGATCATGGTCGGTGCGGGCGTGGGGATCCTCCGGACGCTTCCGCCCGCGGACCCGCGCGACCTCGCGCGTCTGCGTCGGGCGGCTGCGGCGCTCGGGATCGAGTGGCCCGAGGCGCTCGCCTACGCGGACCTGCTGGACCAGCTCGACGCTCGGACGCCCGCGCACGCGGCGTTCATGAACGAGGCGACGTCGCTGTTCCGCGGTGCCGACTACCTCGTGCTGGACGGCGACGCCGGGCAACCGCTGCCTGCCGAGCCGTCGGAGTCGCAGCACGCGGCGATCGCGGCGCACTACGCGCACGTGACGGCGCCGTTGCGGCGGCTCGTCGACCGGTACGGGCTCGCGGCGTGCGCGGCGGTGTGCGCCGGCGAGCCGGTGCCCGCGTGGGTGCGCGAGGGGCTCGTCGGTCTGCCGCAGATCATGTCGTCGACGGCTCAGCGTGCGGCGGCGTTCGAGCGCGGGTGCGTGGACGCGGTCGAGGCGGCGGTGCTGAGCGGTCGTGAGGGCGAGGTGTTCGACGGCGTCGTCGTCGACACGAACGGCAGTCGCGGCCGCGGCACGGTGATCATCGCGGAGCCTGCGGTGCGGGCGAAGGTCTCGTCGCCTGAGGCGGAGATCGAGCTGGGGGCTCGGGTACGGGTGCGCCTCGTGTCCGTCGACGTGGCGGCGGGCAAGGTTGCGTTCGAGCTTGCCGAGGCGGGCGACGGGGCGCCTAGCCGAGGGCGATGA
- a CDS encoding GNAT family N-acetyltransferase, translating to MIDTLAPAPALRSARLLLTPLTHADADAVHAIFADARTWQHLPSGRHTDVEQTLAMIERSLTSLAEYGCGTWSMRLADDGPDGPVIGVGGVTWSSAGCWNLGYRLASEAWGKGLATEVARAGIVHARRAEPDAPVTARVLSTNPASARVLDHVGLTQVWRGVPRDRTLEVPDVERLVFSDRRLRPETLDGLIALG from the coding sequence ATGATCGACACGCTCGCCCCGGCGCCCGCACTCCGTTCCGCTCGGCTCCTGCTCACCCCGCTCACGCACGCGGACGCGGACGCGGTGCACGCGATCTTCGCGGACGCGCGCACGTGGCAGCACCTGCCGAGCGGCCGGCACACGGACGTCGAGCAGACGCTCGCCATGATCGAGCGGTCGCTCACCAGCCTCGCGGAGTACGGCTGCGGCACGTGGTCGATGCGCCTCGCCGACGACGGCCCTGACGGGCCGGTGATCGGCGTCGGCGGTGTCACGTGGTCGAGCGCCGGCTGCTGGAACCTCGGCTACCGGCTCGCATCCGAGGCATGGGGCAAGGGCCTCGCGACCGAGGTCGCGCGCGCGGGCATCGTGCACGCCCGCCGCGCCGAGCCGGACGCACCGGTGACGGCACGCGTCCTGTCGACCAACCCCGCCTCGGCGCGGGTGCTCGACCACGTCGGCCTCACGCAGGTGTGGCGCGGTGTGCCGCGCGACCGCACGCTCGAAGTGCCCGACGTCGAACGGCTCGTCTTCAGCGACCGTCGCCTGCGCCCCGAGACGTTGGACGGGCTCATCGCCCTCGGCTAG